A genomic window from Glycine max cultivar Williams 82 chromosome 17, Glycine_max_v4.0, whole genome shotgun sequence includes:
- the LOC100806221 gene encoding lysM domain receptor-like kinase 4, with translation MFTLCFSVLFSQEHNLTMNHHVVFLFTLTLFLVSFDAKAQQNYTGNSIFSCKNDDKMGASPSFLYTCNGLNKSCLAFLIFKSKPPFNSIATISNLTSSNPEELARINDVNVLKVFPTGKEVLVPLNCSCLTRDYYQAETNYVLGQSPTYLTVANDTLQGLTTCDSLMRANPYGELDLHPGMELHVPLRCACPTWHQITNGTKYLLTYSVNWGDNITNIAARFNVAAGNVVDANGFSTQTQTIFPFTTVLIPLPSEPVSSMTRIVSDPPDVSPLVCSSKKCNSKRKLYTVIATTGGSMLVLCVVLYGVFLFRKRSAMFIKRGEQGEKSKKLSSEDIRGEIAIIEHHSKVYKFEEIEKATENFSSKNRIKGSVYRGVFGKEKNILAVKKMRGDASKEVNLLEKINHFNLIKLQGYCENDGCPYLVYEYMENGSLREWLSRNGSTEHQSLARRILIALDVANGLQYLHNFTEPCYVHRNINSGSILLNKDLRAKIADFALAEESESKITSGCASSHIAKSRGYMAPEYLEAGKVTTKMDVFAFGVVLLELITGKDAVTLQDGREVMLRAFIVNLIGKEDEEEKESLFIDPSLNGNIEKVWALQLVKLGLACLIQESAERPTMVEVVSSLLKTYTSYMEQIIPPSISNSPSMER, from the coding sequence ATGTTCACACTTTGTTTTTCAGTCTTGTTTAGTCAAGAGCACAATCTCACCATGAATCATCATGTTGTGTTTCTCTTCACACTAACcttgtttcttgtttcttttgatgCCAAAGCACAGCAGAATTACACAGGAAATTCAATATTCAGCTGCAAGAATGATGACAAAATGGGGGCTTCACCTTCCTTCCTTTACACTTGCAATGGCCTCAACAAATCCTGCCTGGCCTTCCTCATCTTCAAATCAAAACCTCCTTTCAATTCCATAGCCACAATCTCCAACCTCACATCATCAAACCCAGAAGAGCTTGCAAGAATCAATGATGTCAATGTGCTCAAAGTGTTCCCAACTGGGAAAGAAGTGCTTGTCCCTTTGAACTGTTCTTGCTTAACAAGGGACTATTACCAAGCTGAAACCAACTATGTATTGGGGCAATCCCCAACATATTTGACAGTGGCAAATGATACTTTACAGGGTTTGACCACTTGCGATTCGCTTATGCGTGCTAATCCATACGGGGAACTTGATTTGCATCCCGGCATGGAATTGCACGTGCCACTCAGATGTGCTTGTCCAACATGGCATCAGATCACAAACGGCACCAAGTATTTGCTGACATACTCAGTGAATTGGGGTGATAATATTACAAATATTGCTGCAAGGTTCAATGTAGCAGCAGGTAATGTGGTTGATGCCAATGGTTTTTCCACACAAACACAAACTATTTTTCCATTCACAACTGTTCTGATTCCTTTGCCAAGTGAACCTGTGAGTTCAATGACAAGAATTGTTAGTGATCCACCAGATGTGTCACCTCTTGTTTGCAGCTCCAAAAAGTGCAACTCAAAGAGGAAACTTTACACTGTTATTGCCACCACTGGGGGTTCCATGCTGGTTCTTTGTGTCGTCTTATATGGGGTTTTTCTGTTCAGAAAGAGATCAGCAATGTTCATTAAGCGAGGTGAACAAGGTGAGAAATCAAAGAAGTTGTCTTCAGAAGATATCCGTGGTGAGATAGCAATCATTGAACATCACTCCAAGGTGTACAAGTTTGAGGAAATAGAGAAGGCCACTGAAAACTTTAGTTCAAAGAATAGAATCAAAGGTTCTGTGTATCGTGGGGTATTCGGTAAAGAGAAGAACATATTGGCTGTCAAGAAAATGAGAGGGGATGCATCCAAGGAAGTGAATTTGCTGGAAAAGATCAATCATTTCAACCTGATAAAGCTGCAAGGTTACTGTGAAAACGATGGTTGCCCCTATCTTGTTTATGAGTATATGGAAAATGGCTCTTTGAGAGAATGGCTAAGCAGAAACGGGTCAACGGAGCACCAGAGTTTGGCAAGGAGGATCCTGATTGCTCTGGATGTTGCCAATGGTCTTCAGTATCTTCACAACTTCACAGAACCTTGCTATGTGCACAGGAACATAAACAGTGGAAGCATTCTGCTAAACAAAGATCTAAGGGCCAAGATAGCAGACTTTGCTCTTGCTGAAGAATCAGAAAGTAAAATAACTTCCGGTTGTGCCTCATCACACATCGCGAAATCAAGGGGCTATATGGCTCCGGAGTATCTGGAGGCAGGGAAGGTCACTACCAAAATGGATGTTTTTGCCTTCGGAGTGGTGCTGTTGGAATTGATCACGGGTAAAGATGCTGTTACCCTACAAGATGGGAGAGAAGTAATGCTTCGTGCATTCATAGTAAATCTCATTGGtaaagaggatgaagaagagaAGGAGAGTTTGTTCATTGATCCGAGCCTCAATGGAAACATTGAGAAAGTATGGGCTCTCCAGCTAGTTAAACTTGGTCTAGCCTGCTTG